In Buchnera aphidicola (Brachycaudus tragopogonis), the following are encoded in one genomic region:
- the murG gene encoding undecaprenyldiphospho-muramoylpentapeptide beta-N-acetylglucosaminyltransferase: MISKKIIIMAGGSGGHVFPGLAIATCLLKKGWSINWIGTENNIESNIVPKYGIKIHFIKIKGLRNSSLKNLIYSPIYILRSYYKVKKIIKNWSPDIILGMGGYVSGPGGIAAWNSNIPLVIHEQNQIAGITNHWLSKISTKNMQAFPNVLKNGIVVGNPVSKSIINIPSPKIRFKNRKGPLRVLVIGGSQGSSILNHVLPKVLFSLKKKIIIWHQVGHNNLEKTQKRYDEFGLKEQNITCFINNIASAYEWADIIICRSGALTVSEISVVGLGAIFIPYPHKDRQQHQNAQNLKNIGAAKIIDQLNFNSELIVNIINSLNRHILLIMAEKAYDLGIRNSTSKIFKIINNIVNKK; the protein is encoded by the coding sequence ATGATTTCTAAAAAAATAATAATTATGGCAGGTGGAAGCGGTGGTCATGTTTTTCCAGGATTAGCTATAGCAACTTGTTTACTAAAAAAAGGATGGTCTATCAATTGGATAGGAACAGAAAATAATATAGAGTCTAACATTGTTCCTAAATATGGCATTAAAATACATTTTATAAAAATTAAAGGGCTACGTAACTCTAGTTTAAAAAATTTAATCTATTCACCAATTTATATACTACGATCTTATTATAAAGTAAAAAAAATAATAAAAAATTGGTCTCCAGATATTATATTAGGAATGGGAGGATATGTATCCGGACCCGGAGGAATAGCTGCCTGGAACTCTAATATTCCACTTGTTATACATGAACAAAATCAAATAGCAGGTATTACAAATCATTGGCTTTCAAAAATATCTACAAAAAATATGCAAGCTTTTCCTAATGTTTTAAAGAATGGAATAGTAGTAGGTAATCCAGTATCTAAAAGTATTATTAATATTCCTTCGCCTAAAATTCGCTTTAAAAATAGAAAAGGTCCTCTAAGAGTACTAGTTATTGGAGGCAGTCAAGGATCTTCAATATTAAATCATGTTTTACCCAAAGTATTATTTTCGTTAAAAAAAAAAATTATTATTTGGCATCAAGTAGGACATAACAATTTAGAAAAAACACAAAAAAGATATGACGAATTTGGATTAAAAGAACAAAATATTACTTGTTTCATTAACAACATAGCCTCTGCATACGAATGGGCTGACATAATTATTTGTCGTTCTGGAGCTTTAACTGTTAGTGAAATTTCTGTAGTAGGATTAGGTGCTATTTTTATACCTTATCCACATAAAGATAGACAGCAGCATCAAAATGCACAAAATTTAAAAAACATTGGTGCAGCAAAAATAATCGATCAATTAAACTTTAATAGTGAATTAATAGTAAATATTATTAATTCATTGAACAGACATATACTGTTAATAATGGCTGAAAAAGCCTATGATCTAGGTATTCGTAATTCTACATCAAAAATTTTTAAAATCATTAATAATATTGTTAATAAAAAATAA
- the ftsW gene encoding cell division protein FtsW has translation MTNLEKKNIEEKPSTQINHILLYDRILLWLSLSLSSIGLVMVISSSIPVGQSLYHDPFFFVKREIFYFFLIFFLSFIFLRTPIVFWKNNSNIILIISIALLVVVLLIGHSIHGSYRWIKIGLLHVQPSEICKISSFCYISSYLARKSNEVRNNFWGFFKPMSIIIIESILLLAEPDLGTVVVLFFTTLLVLFLSGAKIGQFLVIISISTLIIIFLILLEPYRIKRILSFWNPWKDPFGDGYQLTQSLMALGRGNFLGQGLGNSIQKLDYLPDAHSDFIFSIIAEELGYVGAFIILLIIFSISFRAMYIGKKSLEKKQTFSGFLACFIGIWFSFQTLINIGAVTGILPTKGLTLPLISYGGSSLVVNYIAIFFLLRIDFEERLKQSQAFPRRSK, from the coding sequence TTGACAAACTTAGAAAAAAAAAATATTGAAGAAAAACCTAGTACACAAATTAATCATATTTTATTATATGATCGTATATTATTATGGTTAAGTTTAAGTTTATCTTCTATTGGATTAGTAATGGTTATTTCTTCGTCCATTCCTGTAGGTCAAAGTTTATATCATGATCCATTTTTTTTTGTAAAAAGAGAAATATTTTATTTTTTTTTAATATTTTTTTTATCTTTTATTTTTTTACGTACACCAATTGTTTTTTGGAAAAACAACAGTAATATTATACTGATTATTTCGATTGCATTACTTGTTGTAGTATTACTCATAGGCCATTCAATACACGGTTCTTATAGATGGATAAAAATAGGTTTATTACATGTACAACCTTCAGAAATATGTAAAATCTCTTCTTTTTGTTATATATCTAGTTATTTAGCACGAAAATCTAATGAAGTACGTAATAATTTTTGGGGTTTTTTTAAACCTATGAGTATTATTATAATAGAATCAATTTTGCTACTAGCAGAACCTGATTTAGGAACTGTTGTCGTTTTGTTTTTTACTACTTTATTAGTTTTATTTCTTTCTGGTGCAAAAATAGGACAATTTTTAGTAATTATCTCCATTAGTACATTAATAATAATTTTTCTAATTTTATTAGAACCCTATAGAATAAAAAGAATCTTGTCTTTTTGGAATCCTTGGAAAGATCCATTTGGAGATGGCTATCAGTTAACACAATCTTTAATGGCATTGGGACGTGGTAATTTTTTAGGGCAAGGTTTAGGAAATTCAATACAAAAATTAGATTATTTACCTGATGCACATAGTGATTTTATATTTTCTATTATAGCTGAAGAACTAGGTTATGTTGGTGCTTTTATAATATTACTAATAATTTTTTCTATATCTTTTCGCGCAATGTATATTGGAAAAAAATCTTTAGAAAAAAAACAAACATTTTCAGGGTTTTTAGCATGCTTTATTGGTATCTGGTTTAGTTTTCAGACATTAATTAATATTGGTGCTGTTACTGGTATTTTACCTACTAAGGGACTTACTTTACCATTAATTAGTTATGGTGGTTCCAGTTTAGTTGTTAACTATATAGCTATATTTTTTCTATTAAGAATAGATTTTGAAGAAAGATTAAAACAATCACAAGCATTTCCTAGGAGATCGAAATGA
- the murD gene encoding UDP-N-acetylmuramoyl-L-alanine--D-glutamate ligase, whose protein sequence is MLHNYSRKKILILGMGLTGISCINFFLKKGIIPKIIDESTSPLYLHKIPKIIKYKIGILEPKWILESDLIIISPGISSFKPILIKARLLGVEIISDIELFSREALLPIISITGTNGKSTVATMVTKIAKNAGYKACLGGNIGFPVLDMLNQKADLYIIEISSFQLENTFTLKSKIAVVLNISEDHINRYPKGFEQYKKIKLSIYDKAEICIINSYQNVKDYINHSQKWINLESKKSQYQINFDKNNAFLYYRNKKILNMSETFLHGYHNYNNALVSLAICNAMQFPINSIIDTLKKFSTLPHRFQIINNNKGICWINDSKSTNVNSTKVALDSITSKGTIHLLLGGDRKFADFYILKDYFNKMKIKIYCFGQDRFYLSRICKKKSVVIETLQQAIILISKKVISGDTVLLSPGCSSLDQFSNFEERGNFFIKLIKDIT, encoded by the coding sequence ATGTTACATAATTATTCTAGAAAAAAAATATTAATTTTAGGTATGGGTTTAACAGGAATATCATGTATTAATTTTTTTTTAAAAAAAGGAATAATACCAAAAATTATTGATGAATCTACCTCTCCTCTTTATTTACATAAAATACCTAAAATAATTAAATATAAAATTGGAATTTTAGAACCAAAATGGATTTTAGAATCAGATTTAATAATAATTAGTCCAGGAATTTCTTCTTTTAAACCTATTTTAATTAAAGCTAGACTGTTAGGAGTTGAAATTATTAGTGATATAGAATTATTTTCTAGAGAAGCGCTACTTCCAATTATTTCTATTACAGGAACTAATGGAAAAAGTACGGTAGCAACAATGGTTACAAAAATTGCAAAAAATGCAGGTTATAAAGCTTGTTTAGGTGGCAATATTGGTTTTCCCGTTTTAGACATGCTTAATCAAAAGGCCGATTTATACATAATAGAAATATCTAGTTTTCAACTAGAAAATACATTTACTTTAAAATCAAAAATAGCTGTAGTTCTTAACATTAGCGAAGATCATATTAATCGATATCCAAAGGGATTTGAACAGTATAAAAAAATTAAATTATCTATTTATGATAAAGCAGAAATTTGCATAATTAACTCTTATCAAAATGTAAAAGATTATATTAATCATTCGCAAAAATGGATAAATTTAGAATCAAAAAAAAGCCAATATCAAATTAATTTTGATAAAAATAATGCTTTTTTATACTATAGAAACAAAAAAATTCTTAATATGTCTGAAACTTTTTTACATGGCTATCATAATTACAATAACGCGTTAGTTTCTTTAGCTATTTGTAATGCAATGCAATTTCCTATAAATTCAATCATAGACACTCTTAAAAAATTTTCTACTTTACCTCATCGATTTCAAATAATAAATAATAATAAAGGAATATGTTGGATTAATGATTCTAAATCTACAAATGTAAATAGTACTAAAGTTGCTTTAGATTCGATTACATCTAAAGGAACAATACATTTGTTACTAGGAGGAGATAGAAAATTTGCAGATTTTTATATATTAAAAGATTATTTTAACAAAATGAAAATAAAAATCTATTGTTTCGGACAAGATCGTTTTTATCTTTCACGAATATGTAAAAAAAAATCTGTTGTTATAGAAACTTTACAACAAGCAATAATATTAATATCAAAAAAAGTAATATCAGGTGATACAGTTCTTTTATCTCCTGGATGCAGCAGTTTAGATCAATTTTCCAACTTTGAAGAACGAGGCAATTTTTTTATAAAATTAATAAAGGATATAACTTGA
- the mraY gene encoding phospho-N-acetylmuramoyl-pentapeptide-transferase: MLILFYKYFNSYLNFITYLPYRAILSLLTSFCINLYFGSYFIYYMKKIQNYQIIRTNGPKTHYLKKKTPTMGGLFIITSIIISTIMYCDLYNIYVWYVISILLGYGCIGFIDDYKKIKYKNSKGLSLISKYFLLSVFALSLIFIIQSNNKNIFYTELIIPFYKNKTFEINYIYIFLSYLAIVGTSNAVNLTDGLDGLAIMPVIFLTCGFLLISFFSENISSSSCLNVSYIKYSSELVILCSSIIGSGLGFLWFNSYPAKIFMGDVGSLSLGGCLGTIAILLHQELLLIIMGGIFVFETISVILQILSFKIRKKRIFKMSPIHHHYEIKGLPEPVIIVRFWIAALILLLISLISLKVR; the protein is encoded by the coding sequence ATGTTAATATTATTTTATAAATACTTTAATTCTTATTTGAATTTTATCACATATCTTCCATATCGTGCAATATTGAGTTTACTAACTTCTTTTTGTATTAATTTATATTTTGGATCATATTTTATATATTATATGAAAAAAATACAAAATTATCAAATAATACGTACAAACGGACCAAAAACTCATTATTTAAAAAAAAAAACACCTACTATGGGTGGATTATTTATTATCACTTCTATAATAATTTCAACTATAATGTACTGTGATCTATATAATATATATGTTTGGTATGTTATTAGTATTTTACTAGGATATGGTTGTATCGGTTTTATAGACGATTATAAAAAAATAAAATATAAAAATTCTAAGGGATTAAGTTTAATATCAAAATATTTTTTATTATCTGTCTTTGCATTAAGTCTTATTTTTATAATACAAAGTAATAATAAAAATATTTTTTATACTGAATTAATTATTCCTTTTTACAAAAATAAAACTTTTGAAATAAATTATATATATATATTTCTATCTTATTTAGCGATTGTAGGAACTAGCAACGCAGTTAATTTAACAGATGGATTAGATGGTTTAGCTATTATGCCTGTGATTTTCTTAACATGTGGTTTTTTATTAATATCTTTTTTCAGTGAAAACATAAGCAGCTCTAGTTGTTTAAATGTTTCTTATATAAAATATTCCAGTGAATTAGTAATATTATGTTCATCAATTATTGGATCAGGATTAGGTTTTTTATGGTTTAATAGTTATCCAGCTAAAATATTTATGGGAGACGTTGGATCGTTGTCATTAGGTGGATGTTTAGGAACAATAGCAATACTCTTACATCAAGAATTATTATTAATCATCATGGGAGGCATCTTTGTTTTTGAAACAATATCAGTTATTTTACAAATTTTATCATTTAAAATTAGAAAAAAAAGAATTTTTAAAATGTCACCAATTCATCACCATTATGAAATAAAAGGATTACCTGAACCTGTGATTATTGTACGATTTTGGATTGCTGCACTTATATTACTTTTAATTAGCCTTATTTCTTTAAAGGTACGTTAA
- the murF gene encoding UDP-N-acetylmuramoyl-tripeptide--D-alanyl-D-alanine ligase, producing MISLSLKKIATITNGQLYGIDLVIDTIIIDTKKIIPGCLFIALIGHKFDAHIFIKDAIKKGCSAIISQKNIESCNVSYILVKNTSISLGLIASYVRKITNPKILAITGSCGKTSVKEMTASILRTKGNTVSTIDNLNNHIGVPLTLLQLTKKHKYGVIELGASQPGEISYTSNMSQPEVILINNIYHAHLTGFKSLLGVSKAKSEIFSGIKSNGTVIINLDSHHLSQWKKNIQKKNILYFSIKKKKYSNFFSSNIKINTYGTSFTMHTPCGKTNISLPLLGYQNVSNALAASALSFSLKIPLKKIKNGLLKTPILPGRLEIIRLKTNKILINDTYNANVSSMITAIKVLEEMPGYKILVTGDMAELGEKSILYHKMIGNIANLSKIHKIFSIGSMSNKISQIFHNGQHFCDKKKLNNYLMKIFLEKNKISILVKGSRNTKMEKIVEYLIRENKKNVNIIL from the coding sequence ATGATTTCTTTGTCCTTAAAAAAAATTGCCACTATTACTAATGGACAATTATATGGAATAGATTTAGTAATAGATACAATTATTATTGATACTAAAAAAATTATCCCAGGTTGTCTCTTTATTGCTTTAATAGGACACAAGTTCGATGCTCATATCTTTATAAAAGATGCCATTAAAAAAGGTTGTTCTGCAATTATCAGCCAAAAAAATATAGAATCTTGCAACGTTTCTTATATTTTAGTTAAAAATACTTCTATTTCTTTAGGACTAATTGCTTCTTATGTACGTAAAATAACAAACCCTAAAATATTAGCTATTACTGGTTCTTGTGGAAAAACTTCAGTAAAGGAAATGACAGCATCAATATTAAGGACAAAAGGAAATACAGTATCAACCATTGATAATTTAAATAATCATATTGGTGTACCTCTAACATTATTACAGTTAACCAAAAAACATAAATATGGTGTAATTGAATTAGGTGCTAGTCAACCTGGCGAAATTTCTTATACTAGTAATATGAGTCAACCAGAAGTTATCTTAATTAATAACATTTATCATGCTCATTTGACAGGATTTAAATCATTATTAGGAGTCTCTAAAGCAAAATCAGAAATATTTTCCGGTATTAAGTCAAATGGCACAGTAATAATTAATTTAGATAGTCATCATTTATCACAATGGAAAAAAAACATACAAAAAAAAAATATTTTATATTTCTCTATAAAAAAAAAAAAATATAGCAATTTTTTTTCTAGCAATATTAAAATTAATACATATGGTACATCTTTTACAATGCATACACCATGTGGTAAAACAAATATTTCTTTGCCTCTTCTAGGTTATCAAAACGTATCCAATGCATTAGCAGCTAGTGCTCTTTCATTTTCTCTTAAAATACCTTTAAAAAAAATAAAAAATGGACTGTTAAAAACCCCTATTTTACCAGGACGATTAGAAATTATTCGATTAAAAACCAATAAAATTTTAATTAATGATACTTATAATGCAAACGTTTCGTCTATGATTACAGCAATAAAAGTATTAGAAGAAATGCCAGGCTATAAAATATTAGTCACTGGAGATATGGCTGAATTAGGAGAGAAAAGTATTTTATACCACAAAATGATTGGTAATATTGCTAATTTGTCTAAAATTCATAAAATTTTTAGCATTGGTAGTATGAGTAATAAGATCAGTCAAATTTTTCACAATGGACAACATTTTTGTGATAAAAAAAAATTAAATAATTATTTAATGAAGATTTTTTTAGAAAAAAATAAAATTTCAATATTAGTAAAAGGTTCTCGTAATACTAAAATGGAAAAAATAGTAGAATATCTAATCAGAGAAAACAAAAAAAATGTTAATATTATTTTATAA
- a CDS encoding UDP-N-acetylmuramoyl-L-alanyl-D-glutamate--2,6-diaminopimelate ligase has translation MNNNCLKYLLSPWIKNIPRKKILNLKIDSRILNKGDLFIAIPGKKKDGRNFIFEAITKQVAAILYETNQIEIHGIFKYINNVLIVYFFQLSENISILASRFYKEPGKKLKIVGITGTNGKTTVTQLINQWSKILGDNIATMGTLGNGFYNSLQKTKNTTSAPIFIQSFLKKVLEKKTKIVTMEVSSHGLIQNRVKAVPFYIGIFTNLTQDHLDYHENMEQYEKAKWLLFSTHKVKKIILNADDKYGKKWLKKLFNYYTIAVTINDSTQKKYSTKWINATDIQFSNNFLHIKFESSWGTGKLLSSLIGRFNVINLLLSLACLLELNYNLSDLISTSDKIKPIDGRMQIFNTPKRPTFIIDYAHTPDALNQTLTEIRLHYQKYIWCIFGCGGERDLQKRSIMGSIAERMADKVIITNDNPRNEKEINIINDILKGCKEKKKY, from the coding sequence ATGAATAACAATTGCTTAAAATATTTATTATCACCATGGATAAAAAACATCCCAAGAAAAAAAATTTTAAATTTAAAAATAGATAGTAGAATATTAAATAAAGGAGATTTATTTATAGCTATTCCAGGAAAAAAAAAAGATGGACGCAATTTTATTTTTGAAGCTATTACTAAACAAGTAGCGGCTATTTTATACGAAACCAATCAAATAGAAATTCATGGAATATTTAAATATATTAATAATGTTCTTATAGTGTATTTTTTTCAACTATCTGAAAATATATCAATATTAGCTAGTCGTTTTTATAAAGAGCCAGGAAAAAAATTAAAAATAGTAGGTATCACTGGCACTAATGGAAAAACTACTGTAACACAATTAATTAATCAATGGAGTAAAATTTTAGGTGATAATATTGCTACAATGGGTACCTTAGGAAATGGTTTTTATAATTCTTTACAGAAAACAAAAAATACAACTTCTGCACCTATTTTTATTCAATCCTTTTTAAAAAAAGTATTAGAAAAAAAAACTAAAATAGTTACTATGGAAGTGTCTTCCCATGGTTTAATACAAAATCGCGTAAAAGCTGTCCCTTTTTATATTGGAATATTTACTAATTTAACACAAGATCACTTAGATTATCATGAAAATATGGAACAATATGAAAAAGCAAAATGGTTGTTATTTAGCACACATAAAGTAAAAAAAATTATTTTAAATGCTGATGACAAATATGGTAAAAAATGGCTAAAAAAACTATTTAATTACTATACAATAGCAGTTACTATTAACGACTCTACGCAAAAAAAATATTCCACGAAATGGATTAATGCTACTGATATTCAATTCTCTAATAATTTTCTTCATATTAAATTCGAATCTAGTTGGGGAACAGGAAAGTTGTTATCTTCGTTAATCGGAAGATTTAATGTTATTAATCTTTTGTTATCATTAGCTTGTCTGCTTGAATTAAATTATAATTTATCTGATTTAATAAGTACATCTGATAAAATAAAACCGATTGATGGTCGAATGCAAATTTTTAATACCCCTAAAAGACCTACATTTATTATTGATTATGCTCATACTCCTGACGCATTAAATCAGACACTTACAGAAATTCGTTTACATTATCAAAAATATATATGGTGTATATTTGGATGTGGAGGTGAAAGAGATCTACAAAAACGTTCTATTATGGGATCTATTGCGGAAAGAATGGCAGATAAAGTTATTATTACTAACGATAACCCACGCAATGAAAAAGAAATTAATATTATTAATGATATTTTAAAAGGTTGCAAAGAAAAAAAAAAATATTAA
- the ftsI gene encoding peptidoglycan glycosyltransferase FtsI, which yields MYRIKKNNFFKEKKNIYINWRFFVLCSFILLSLFILVLRIFFLQVINPDKLIYEGDLRTLRIQSLLSTRGIINDRSGYPLAVTVLVNAVCADPTIITNQKNITNNPRWKALSEAISIPLKKIIFHINYHKKSKFIYLARQITPEIGQYIKQLKLPGIFLIEKSKRYYPSGKVSSQLIGITDIDGVGIEGVEKSFNELLTGKPGKRKIRKDKNGHIIENTSLINRSASNNLTLSIDKNLQNIVYHKLQQAVQKNKADSGTAILIDVQTGEVLAMATSPAYNPNNTQYIIKKNIRNRAITDMFEPGSTVKPIVIMEALRLGIINIHSIINTKPYLITKHKIKDVSYHDQLSITGILQKSSNVGVSRLALSMPISKLVNSYIKFGLGKPTKLGLIGEKNGLFPRKKNWSNLDKATFSFGYGLMITPLQLARLYATIGSYGIYRPLSIIKVNTPIQGKRIFPEKYVKNVINMMESVAKPGGGGIQAAVKGYRVAVKTGTVKKVGIHGYYIKKYIAYTAGIAPASNPKFSLIIIIDNPQGKKYYGGAVSAPVFSSIMQSTLKKMNIKPDNISK from the coding sequence ATGTACAGAATAAAAAAGAACAACTTTTTTAAAGAAAAAAAAAATATTTATATAAATTGGCGTTTTTTTGTATTATGTAGTTTTATTTTATTATCTTTATTTATTTTAGTATTACGAATATTTTTTTTACAAGTAATCAATCCTGATAAACTTATATATGAAGGAGATCTTAGAACGTTAAGAATACAGTCTTTACTTAGTACAAGAGGAATTATTAATGACCGATCGGGATATCCTCTTGCTGTTACTGTTCTAGTTAATGCAGTTTGTGCAGATCCTACAATAATTACCAATCAAAAAAATATTACAAATAATCCACGATGGAAAGCCTTATCAGAAGCAATTTCCATACCTTTAAAAAAAATAATTTTTCATATCAATTATCACAAAAAATCGAAATTCATTTATTTAGCACGTCAAATTACTCCTGAAATTGGACAATATATTAAACAATTAAAATTACCTGGAATTTTTTTAATAGAAAAATCAAAAAGATATTATCCTTCAGGAAAAGTTTCTTCTCAACTGATAGGAATCACTGATATAGATGGAGTAGGAATCGAAGGTGTAGAAAAAAGTTTTAACGAACTATTAACAGGTAAACCTGGTAAAAGAAAGATAAGAAAAGACAAAAATGGACACATTATTGAAAACACATCTTTAATCAATAGATCTGCTTCTAATAATTTAACACTTAGTATCGATAAAAATCTACAAAACATTGTCTATCATAAATTACAACAAGCAGTGCAAAAAAACAAAGCGGATTCGGGAACCGCAATTTTAATTGATGTTCAAACTGGAGAAGTATTAGCGATGGCAACTAGTCCAGCATATAATCCTAACAATACACAATATATTATTAAAAAAAATATTAGAAATAGAGCAATTACAGATATGTTTGAACCTGGTTCAACAGTAAAACCAATAGTAATTATGGAAGCATTAAGACTTGGAATTATAAATATACATTCAATTATTAATACAAAACCTTATTTAATTACAAAACATAAAATAAAAGATGTTTCATATCATGATCAATTAAGCATAACTGGAATATTACAAAAATCAAGTAATGTAGGAGTATCAAGACTTGCATTATCTATGCCAATTTCAAAATTAGTTAATAGCTATATTAAATTCGGATTAGGAAAACCAACAAAACTAGGATTAATTGGAGAAAAAAATGGCTTGTTTCCTCGAAAAAAAAATTGGTCTAATTTAGATAAAGCCACTTTTTCATTTGGATATGGATTAATGATTACTCCTCTACAATTAGCTCGATTATATGCAACTATCGGAAGTTATGGTATATATCGTCCTCTTTCAATTATTAAAGTTAATACCCCAATACAAGGAAAAAGAATTTTTCCTGAAAAATATGTAAAAAATGTAATTAACATGATGGAAAGTGTCGCTAAACCTGGAGGTGGTGGTATACAAGCAGCCGTTAAAGGATATCGTGTTGCAGTCAAAACAGGTACTGTAAAAAAAGTTGGTATTCATGGATACTATATTAAAAAATATATAGCTTATACTGCGGGTATTGCACCAGCTAGTAATCCAAAATTTTCTTTAATCATTATAATAGATAATCCTCAAGGAAAAAAATACTATGGAGGTGCAGTCTCCGCTCCAGTTTTTAGTAGTATAATGCAGTCAACATTAAAAAAAATGAATATAAAACCAGATAATATATCTAAGTAA
- a CDS encoding cell division protein FtsL, translating to MKIKRYDLPKIIKKDFLLHGKIHLILLMIITLSASCVVVTVYETRLLIAQEEYLIIEKKKK from the coding sequence ATGAAAATCAAACGTTATGATTTACCTAAAATAATTAAAAAAGATTTTCTTTTACATGGCAAAATTCATCTAATTTTATTAATGATTATCACTCTATCTGCTAGTTGTGTTGTTGTTACAGTTTATGAAACTCGTCTATTAATTGCTCAAGAAGAATATCTTATTATCGAAAAAAAAAAAAAATGA
- the rsmH gene encoding 16S rRNA (cytosine(1402)-N(4))-methyltransferase RsmH, with protein sequence MNYKLKHIPVMKKELIDSLQIEKSGIYIDATFGFGGHSNEILKRLGKNGKLYSIDRDPNSVRIGNNIQDSRFSIINENFSQLFNYAKNKKIIGKVNGIIFDLGVSSFQIDDCNRGFSFKNDGPLDMRMNPNCGISAADWLFKSNVNEISSVLKNFGEERFSKKIASAIKNNNKIKKITSTLELVDIIKKATPIRNQFKKHPARRSFQAIRIYINQELEEIKKVLEDTLKILKPGGRLSIISFHSLEDRIVKRFMIKHSTKAIVPYGMAITEKQIQTLKICKLKIIDRVLPTQNEIKNNPRARSSILRIAELQG encoded by the coding sequence ATGAACTATAAACTCAAACATATTCCAGTAATGAAAAAAGAATTAATTGACTCTTTACAAATAGAAAAAAGTGGCATTTATATTGATGCGACATTTGGATTTGGTGGGCATTCAAATGAAATTTTGAAACGATTAGGAAAAAATGGAAAACTGTATTCTATTGATAGAGATCCCAATTCAGTTCGTATAGGTAATAATATTCAAGATTCTCGTTTCAGCATTATTAATGAAAATTTTTCTCAATTATTTAATTATGCGAAAAATAAAAAAATAATAGGAAAAGTAAATGGAATTATATTTGATTTAGGAGTGTCTTCATTTCAAATTGACGATTGTAATAGAGGCTTTTCGTTTAAAAATGATGGTCCTTTAGATATGCGTATGAATCCTAATTGTGGAATTTCTGCTGCAGATTGGCTGTTTAAAAGCAATGTTAATGAAATTTCTTCTGTTTTAAAAAATTTTGGAGAAGAACGTTTTTCAAAAAAAATAGCTAGTGCAATTAAAAATAATAATAAAATCAAAAAAATAACAAGTACTTTAGAATTAGTTGATATTATAAAAAAAGCTACACCAATAAGAAATCAATTTAAAAAACATCCAGCACGAAGAAGTTTTCAAGCGATTCGAATTTATATTAATCAAGAATTGGAAGAAATTAAAAAAGTTTTAGAAGATACATTAAAAATATTAAAACCTGGGGGAAGATTATCAATTATTAGCTTTCATTCTCTAGAAGATAGAATAGTTAAAAGATTTATGATAAAACATAGCACAAAAGCAATAGTACCCTATGGAATGGCTATTACAGAAAAGCAAATACAAACCTTAAAAATATGTAAATTAAAAATTATTGATCGTGTATTGCCTACTCAAAATGAGATAAAAAATAACCCTAGAGCTCGAAGCTCTATATTACGCATAGCAGAATTACAAGGATAA